The nucleotide sequence CACATTGCCCCGACCATTTGCTGGCTTGCGCGCCGCAATCGGTGCAGAGGTAAAGCGTGCGGCCTTTGTTAACCATCTCGGGCGATCAGTGCGGGTTTGGTTGGGAGGGGCCGCGGAGCGGCGGCGATCGGTAGCGGATTGAAGCCGTCGCGTTCGGGTTTAATGGGGGCCGCCGTCCGTAGGCGCCGGCCGGTGGTTCTGTCCGGTTGGAGCCGGGGCGGACGCGCTCTTCGAGCGAGAGCCGGCGGCGCTCCTCGATTCATTTTTGGAACCTGAGCGATAGCCGTCTGAGGCGTAGCTTTCGAAGCGGGTGTATTGACCCAGAAAGGTGAGGCGGGTGGTCCCGATGGGGCCGTTGCGCTGTTTGCCGATAATGATTTCAGCGATGCCCTTATCAGGGCTGTCTTGATTGTAGACCTCATCGCGATAGATAAAGCAAATCAGGTCGGCGTCCTGCTCGATCGCGCCCGATTCCCGCAAGTCCGACATGATCGGCCGTTTGTCGCCGCGCTGTTCCAGGGTGCGATTGAGCTGGGACAGCGCCAGCACCGGCACCGACAGCTCCTTGGCCAGTGATTTCAGGGCGCGGGAAATTTCGGACACTTCGGTCGCCCGGTTCTCGTTGGTGCCCGGCACCTGCATCAATTGCAAGTAATCCACCACGATCAAGCCCAATTGCCCTTCCTGCCGGTGCAGGCGACGCGCCCGCGCCCGCAGTTCGTTGGGGCTCAGGTTGGAGCTGTCGTCGATGAACAGGCGGGAATTGGAGAGCATGGTGACCGCCGAGGTAATCCGGGGCCAGTCTTCGTCTTCCAAACGGCCGGTTCGCACCTTGTGTTGGTCGATCCGCCCCAGCGAGGAGATCAGGCGCATGATCAGGCTCTCGCCCGGCATTTCCATGCTGAACACCGCCACCGGAACCCGCCCTTGAATGGCGGCGTATTCGGCGATGTTCATGGCGAAAGCGGTTTTTCCCATCGAGGGCCGGCCGGCGATCACGATCAAATCGCCGCGTTGCAAGCCGGCGGTGCGGTCGTCGAAATCCGGCCAGCCGGTGGGGATGCCGGTGATGGGGTTGTCGTGGTGGAACAGGATGTCGATGCGCTCCACCGTGCGCGCCAACAGCTCCTTCATGTTGGAAAAGCCTTGTTGGGCGCGCATCCCCTGCTCGGCGATGGCGAACACGCTTTTCTCGGCGTCGTCCAGCAATTGTTTGCAGTCGCGCCCCTTGGGATCGTAGGCGCTGTCGGCCACTTCGGTGGCGATGCGAATCAGATCGCGGCGGATCGCGCGCTCGCGGATGATGTCGCCGTAGGCCCGCACGTTGGCGGCGCTGGGCGTGTCCCGGACCAAAACGCCCAGATAGGCGAAGCCGCCCGCGTCCTGTAATTGATTGTTGTCTTCCAGCCATTCGGCCAGGGTCAGCAGATCGAAGGGCTTGCCGTTTTCCGACAGCCGGCGGATGGCGCGGAAAATCAGGCGGTGATCGCCGCGGTAAAAATCGCTTTCATCCAGGCGGTCGGCGATCTGATCCCACGTCGAATTATCCAGCATCAAACCGCCCAGCACCGCTTGTTCGGCTTCGAGCGAATGCGGTGGAACCCGCAGCGCTTCGGCGGCATCCTTCCGGCTTGGAAACGGGGTGACGGGCTGCATGACGGAACTCTCGGAATGAAACCGGCGATCCGCCGTCCGCCGCGACTGCCTGGCGGTACGGCCTCGAAGCTCCCCGGCGGGGTGAGGGTGCATGAGCCAACGACCGTCCGTCGCCGGCTGATACCCGCGCGGGAAATGTGGCTTAAGTGTAGTGCAAACCCCGGCGCGGGTTCTGCCAAATTTCAGGCTTCGGCGATGATGTTGACCCGAATTTGAGTCTTGACCTCGCTGGGCAGATGCACGTCTACATCATACTCGCCGGTCTGGCGGATCGGACCCACGGGCAGCCGGACTTCCTGTTTTTGCAGTTCGATGCCGGCCGCCGACACGGCGTTGGCGATATCGGCGGCGCCCACCGAGCCGAACAGCCGACCTTCGCTGCCGGTTTTGACCGACAGCGTCACGATCAGCTCGGCCAACTGCGCGGCCCTCGTTTGCGCCTTGGAGAGCGTGTCACCGGCGATGCGCTCCAGTTCGGCGCGGCGCGCCTCGAAACGCGCCACGTTGGCGGCGGTGGCGGTGGTGGCCTTACCCTTGGGGATGAGAAAGTTCCGGGCGTAACCCGGCTTGACCTTGATCCGGTCGCCCAACGCGCCCAGATTAGCTACTTTTTCCAGTAGGATGATTTCCATGACTAAACTCCAAAGACAGCAAGACGTAAGTTAAACCGACGGTCGTTCAGCGCGCGCCCGGACGCGCTCCGATCCGGTTGCGAAAATCCGCCCAGGCGTCGGCGACGCCCAACGCGATGACCGCCTGCGACAGCAGCGGAACCAGCAGCAAGTAAAACACCAGTAGCCAAGCGGGGGAGAGCTGTAGTTTGAACGCCAGCGCGTGCACGAGCGCGATACCCTGTAGAGTGTATAGCGTTCCCAGAACCAACGCCAAGTTGCTCAAGGGCGGCCAGCCGGACCACAGCGCCGCCGCAAACAGCGCCAAGGTCAGGGCGGCGAGCGGCCGGCCCAGCCGCAAGCCCTGAAATTCGGGGCCAAAACCGCCGGGATTGAATAACAGCGCCTGCCACCAGCGGCCCAGAAGCAAGCCCGACAGCGCCACCAGCAGAACCGCGCTGACGATATGGCCCGGCAGGTAAGGCGCCCAGCCTTCGATCAGTTGCAGCAGTTGATCCAGGAATGCGCGGTCCGCGGCCGGTCCGAGCGAGCCGGTGTTCGCCAGCTCCTGACGGATGCCCGACAGCATGGCGCCCCACCAGGCGGTCGGATCGTCCATGACCAGATAGAAACCCGCCACCCCCAACAGCCCCAGCAGGGCCGCCACCTGAAAGGTTCGCGACAGTGAGACGGTCGCGCGCAGGGTGGTCGCCAACAACCCCAGCGGCAACCAGCAGGACAACAGCACTTGCAACATCGGCCAAGGTTCGCCGAGGACCAGCCACGTCAGTCCGGCGGCTCCCAGTCCGGCCGAGGCGGCGATCAGCGCGCCTTCGAGCGCGCCTTGGCGCAGCGCGATCAAGGCGATGACCGCTGTCGCCACGACCAGAAAGGGCGGGAGTAGCCAAAACAACACAGCCGAAGCGGCGGCGGTCAGTACGGCCGCCGGGCGGTTGCGCATGACAAAAGCGGCGAGCCATCGCATGGCGGGCGGTTCCGCAACCGGCTGACGGCGGCGGTGCGTGCGGCTAATGCCGGTCGCAGTACGGGAGCAAAGCCAGGAACCGGGCCCGCTTGATCGCGACCGACAGCTGGCGCTGGTAGCGGGTTTTGGTGCCGGTAATGCGGCTCGGTACGATTTTACCGGTTTCCGTGATGTAGTTTTTCAGAGTGGCGATGTCCTTGTAATCGATTTCCTTAACGCCTTCGGCGGTGAACCGGCAAAACTTTTTACGACGAAAAAAACGCGACATGATGCATTGACCCTCAAAAGCTATCAGTAGTAAAGCGTTGCGCTGACGAAAAAAACAGGCGGGCGGTGCGGTGCCGATCAAAAAATCCGTGTACGGTCATGGCCGTTCGGGGAACCCGCAGTGTGTCCCGGTACGGCTGGAATCACGCCGCTACCCAGTGGCGCATCCCGCAGCGGTCAGTCTCGCGCGGCCGCCGATTTTGCGGCGGCCGCCCGCGGATTCAGGCCGCCGGCGCCGCCGGAGATTCCGTCACGAAGCCCGCGGGGTTCGCCCTTAACGAGACCGCGGCGGGCATGAGAACGCCACTCGGGAACTCAAGCCGCCTCGTCGTCGATGTCGAT is from Candidatus Competibacteraceae bacterium and encodes:
- the dnaB gene encoding replicative DNA helicase, encoding MQPVTPFPSRKDAAEALRVPPHSLEAEQAVLGGLMLDNSTWDQIADRLDESDFYRGDHRLIFRAIRRLSENGKPFDLLTLAEWLEDNNQLQDAGGFAYLGVLVRDTPSAANVRAYGDIIRERAIRRDLIRIATEVADSAYDPKGRDCKQLLDDAEKSVFAIAEQGMRAQQGFSNMKELLARTVERIDILFHHDNPITGIPTGWPDFDDRTAGLQRGDLIVIAGRPSMGKTAFAMNIAEYAAIQGRVPVAVFSMEMPGESLIMRLISSLGRIDQHKVRTGRLEDEDWPRITSAVTMLSNSRLFIDDSSNLSPNELRARARRLHRQEGQLGLIVVDYLQLMQVPGTNENRATEVSEISRALKSLAKELSVPVLALSQLNRTLEQRGDKRPIMSDLRESGAIEQDADLICFIYRDEVYNQDSPDKGIAEIIIGKQRNGPIGTTRLTFLGQYTRFESYASDGYRSGSKNESRSAAGSRSKSASAPAPTGQNHRPAPTDGGPH
- the rplI gene encoding 50S ribosomal protein L9; translated protein: MEIILLEKVANLGALGDRIKVKPGYARNFLIPKGKATTATAANVARFEARRAELERIAGDTLSKAQTRAAQLAELIVTLSVKTGSEGRLFGSVGAADIANAVSAAGIELQKQEVRLPVGPIRQTGEYDVDVHLPSEVKTQIRVNIIAEA
- a CDS encoding DUF2232 domain-containing protein; the protein is MRWLAAFVMRNRPAAVLTAAASAVLFWLLPPFLVVATAVIALIALRQGALEGALIAASAGLGAAGLTWLVLGEPWPMLQVLLSCWLPLGLLATTLRATVSLSRTFQVAALLGLLGVAGFYLVMDDPTAWWGAMLSGIRQELANTGSLGPAADRAFLDQLLQLIEGWAPYLPGHIVSAVLLVALSGLLLGRWWQALLFNPGGFGPEFQGLRLGRPLAALTLALFAAALWSGWPPLSNLALVLGTLYTLQGIALVHALAFKLQLSPAWLLVFYLLLVPLLSQAVIALGVADAWADFRNRIGARPGAR
- the rpsR gene encoding 30S ribosomal protein S18: MSRFFRRKKFCRFTAEGVKEIDYKDIATLKNYITETGKIVPSRITGTKTRYQRQLSVAIKRARFLALLPYCDRH